The following proteins are co-located in the Gloeocapsa sp. PCC 7428 genome:
- the fni gene encoding type 2 isopentenyl-diphosphate Delta-isomerase, with protein MNLPLSLSGQTQTRKAEHLRICLDEDVQFAQTTNGLERYRFIHCCLPEINRDEINLRTQFLGKSLSYPLLISSMTGGTEFAGTINRRLAEVAQHYNMAMGVGSQRVALEKPQVAATFAVRSHAPDILLFANLGAVQLNYKYGLDECRRVVDLLQADALILHLNPLQECIQARGDTNFRGLLDKIEKLCSKISVPVIAKEVGNGISAAMATRLIDAGMSAIDVAGAGGTSWAKVESERAENSLQRRLGMTFADWGLPTAECITSIREVAPEIPLIASGGLRHGLDVAKAIALGADIAGLALPFLQAAAESEAALYELVEVLIAEITTVLFCTGTANIEDFKRSQVLQRVK; from the coding sequence GTGAACCTTCCTTTAAGCTTGTCAGGACAAACACAGACGCGTAAAGCAGAACACTTACGTATTTGTCTCGATGAAGATGTACAATTTGCACAAACGACGAATGGCTTAGAACGCTATCGCTTTATACATTGCTGTTTACCTGAGATTAACCGCGATGAAATTAACTTGCGTACTCAGTTTTTAGGCAAATCGTTATCCTATCCACTATTGATTTCGTCGATGACAGGCGGTACAGAATTTGCAGGAACGATTAACCGTCGGCTTGCCGAAGTCGCGCAGCATTACAATATGGCAATGGGAGTTGGTTCGCAGCGGGTAGCGCTCGAAAAACCACAAGTTGCTGCAACTTTCGCGGTGCGATCGCATGCGCCAGATATTTTACTGTTTGCTAATCTGGGTGCGGTACAACTCAATTACAAATATGGATTAGATGAGTGTCGGCGCGTTGTTGACTTACTGCAAGCTGACGCTTTGATTTTGCATCTCAACCCTTTACAAGAATGCATTCAAGCTAGAGGTGATACAAATTTTCGCGGTTTGCTTGACAAAATAGAGAAATTATGTAGTAAAATTTCTGTGCCAGTCATTGCCAAAGAAGTCGGGAATGGCATTTCTGCGGCTATGGCGACAAGATTGATCGATGCGGGAATGAGTGCGATTGATGTTGCGGGTGCAGGCGGTACTTCTTGGGCGAAAGTGGAAAGCGAACGCGCAGAAAATAGCCTACAGCGTCGCCTAGGGATGACATTTGCCGATTGGGGTTTACCAACAGCAGAGTGTATCACAAGCATTCGAGAGGTAGCACCCGAAATTCCCTTAATTGCGTCTGGTGGTTTGCGTCATGGCTTAGATGTTGCCAAAGCGATCGCGCTAGGTGCCGATATTGCCGGTTTAGCATTACCCTTCTTACAAGCCGCTGCCGAATCAGAAGCCGCGCTTTACGAGTTAGTCGAAGTCTTGATCGCCGAAATCACGACGGTTCTGTTTTGTACTGGCACAGCAAATATAGAAGATTTCAAGCGTTCACAAGTATTGCAGCGCGTAAAATAA
- a CDS encoding Spy/CpxP family protein refolding chaperone yields the protein MMSRSKKVKFMSLLAGAVALSTVFAPLAINAQPAAPQVGQRAGRGMGKMAGIELSAEQQAQMEQIRNETRTQIEAVLTPEQRQQWQAATQNGQRRRGAMASLNLSEAQRTQIRQIMQSSKERVTAVLTPEQRQQIEQRMQQWRQQRQQRNQTSN from the coding sequence ATGATGTCGCGATCAAAAAAAGTCAAATTTATGTCGCTGTTGGCTGGTGCAGTAGCACTTTCTACCGTCTTCGCACCTTTAGCAATCAATGCACAACCTGCTGCACCTCAAGTAGGACAACGTGCTGGTAGAGGAATGGGCAAAATGGCAGGTATTGAACTTTCTGCGGAACAACAAGCCCAAATGGAACAAATCCGCAACGAAACACGCACTCAAATCGAAGCCGTTCTTACCCCCGAACAACGCCAACAGTGGCAAGCGGCAACTCAAAACGGGCAGCGCCGACGCGGTGCAATGGCTAGCTTAAATCTATCCGAAGCGCAAAGAACTCAAATTCGCCAGATTATGCAATCCTCAAAAGAGCGAGTCACAGCGGTTCTGACTCCCGAACAACGCCAGCAAATTGAGCAAAGAATGCAGCAGTGGCGTCAACAGCGTCAGCAACGCAATCAAACAAGCAATTAG
- a CDS encoding ion transporter, which produces MILLAKKVIGFYLEDIETPLGRFLNLAITGLVLLSSAIFVVETYSIPTELRLVLDKLDSVIIGIFALEYTLRLWCAESKTKYFFSLYSLIDLLTILPFFLGLVDISFIRILRWFRILRLVRFLQKIVLFERISGEDSIIFARILFTLFAIIFIYSGLIYQVEHPVNSDTFNTFLDAFYFSVVTMTTVGFGDVTPISQLGRLLTVLMILTGVALIPWQVGDLIRQFIKTSRQVQTVCPTCQLSLHDTDAHYCKICGTKLEKNL; this is translated from the coding sequence ATGATATTGCTAGCTAAAAAAGTTATTGGATTTTATTTAGAAGATATTGAAACTCCACTGGGGAGATTTCTTAATTTAGCAATTACAGGTTTAGTCTTACTATCTTCTGCTATTTTTGTTGTAGAAACTTACTCAATTCCTACAGAATTAAGGTTAGTATTAGACAAGTTGGACAGTGTTATTATTGGAATTTTTGCTTTAGAATATACACTACGCTTGTGGTGTGCTGAGTCTAAAACAAAATATTTTTTTAGTTTATATTCACTGATTGACCTTTTAACAATTCTACCTTTTTTCCTAGGTTTAGTAGATATTAGCTTCATTCGGATTCTTCGCTGGTTTCGGATTCTTAGGTTAGTAAGATTTCTTCAAAAAATAGTTTTATTCGAGCGGATTAGCGGCGAAGATAGCATTATTTTTGCTAGAATACTATTTACGTTATTTGCTATTATTTTTATTTATTCTGGGCTGATTTATCAAGTCGAGCATCCAGTTAATTCAGATACTTTTAACACCTTCTTAGATGCTTTTTATTTTTCTGTTGTTACGATGACAACAGTTGGCTTTGGTGATGTAACGCCAATTTCTCAACTAGGACGACTTCTAACAGTATTAATGATATTAACTGGTGTGGCGTTAATTCCTTGGCAAGTTGGCGATCTGATTAGACAATTTATCAAAACGAGTCGCCAAGTACAAACAGTTTGTCCTACTTGTCAATTATCACTGCACGATACCGATGCTCATTATTGTAAAATTTGTGGCACCAAGTTAGAAAAAAATTTGTAA
- the cysC gene encoding adenylyl-sulfate kinase, translating into MKHQGMTLWFTGLSGAGKTTISKAVEEKLREQGYKVEVLDGDVVRENLTKGLGFSKADRDENIRRIGFVAQLLTRNGVIVIVSAISPYRAIRDEVRGKIGNFMEIFVNAPLAVCEERDVKGLYKKARAGEIKSFTGIDDPYEPPLNPEVECRTNQETLAESVEKVMAKLNEYVHVNNSVSKVA; encoded by the coding sequence ATGAAACACCAAGGAATGACTTTGTGGTTTACTGGGTTGAGTGGTGCAGGGAAAACGACAATTAGTAAAGCGGTAGAAGAAAAACTGCGCGAACAAGGTTACAAAGTTGAAGTTCTTGATGGTGATGTTGTTCGAGAGAACCTAACGAAAGGTTTAGGTTTTAGCAAAGCCGATCGCGATGAAAATATTCGTCGCATTGGTTTTGTGGCTCAATTGCTGACGCGCAATGGAGTGATTGTTATCGTTTCTGCTATTTCTCCTTATCGTGCAATTCGTGACGAAGTTCGCGGGAAAATTGGCAACTTTATGGAAATCTTTGTCAATGCACCGTTAGCTGTGTGCGAAGAACGTGATGTCAAGGGATTGTACAAAAAAGCACGCGCTGGAGAGATCAAGAGTTTCACAGGAATTGACGATCCTTACGAACCGCCGCTCAATCCTGAAGTAGAATGCCGTACAAATCAAGAAACGTTAGCTGAAAGCGTCGAGAAAGTGATGGCGAAGCTGAATGAATATGTTCATGTAAACAACAGTGTCTCCAAGGTTGCTTAG
- a CDS encoding nucleoside deaminase, whose product MRIALEEAKQGDAPYGAVIVKDNKVVAAAHNTVKRDRDPSAHAEMNVIRKLTSQIKNPSLAGCTIYTTGEPCPMCATVCVWAGVDEIVYAVSIEDLMRINQAQIDISCEEIIAKSFRDIKVTKGLLKEECLELFQ is encoded by the coding sequence ATGAGAATTGCCCTAGAAGAAGCAAAACAAGGAGATGCGCCCTATGGTGCAGTCATAGTTAAAGATAACAAAGTAGTAGCGGCAGCACATAATACAGTTAAACGCGATCGCGATCCATCAGCCCATGCAGAAATGAACGTTATTCGTAAACTGACATCGCAAATCAAAAATCCATCTTTAGCAGGATGCACAATATACACGACTGGGGAACCTTGTCCAATGTGTGCCACAGTTTGTGTTTGGGCTGGTGTAGATGAAATCGTTTATGCAGTCTCTATTGAAGATTTAATGAGGATAAACCAAGCACAAATTGATATCTCTTGTGAGGAAATTATTGCTAAGAGTTTTAGAGATATTAAGGTGACTAAAGGATTATTGAAAGAAGAGTGTTTAGAGTTATTTCAGTAG
- a CDS encoding DUF4385 domain-containing protein: MEFDYSLDFKHIDFRSSPELYRVGKGEQGVLLVEPYKSEILPYWRFKTPEIAKESSEKIYELFLNYLEQDDFVGADMARKFLQMGYTRSRRYANHKSGRKYKANPQKAGSEEAEKQARKEVLPLEVDPVKAESAAIFKEKWTLAKTNEKYLQLMKKHRQMYEQAK; encoded by the coding sequence ATGGAATTTGATTATTCCTTAGATTTTAAACATATTGATTTTCGTTCTTCACCTGAATTGTATCGTGTAGGTAAGGGCGAGCAAGGAGTACTGTTGGTAGAGCCTTATAAGTCAGAGATTTTACCATACTGGCGCTTTAAAACTCCTGAAATTGCCAAAGAGTCGAGTGAAAAGATTTATGAGTTATTTCTCAACTATCTTGAACAAGATGATTTTGTTGGCGCGGATATGGCGCGTAAGTTTTTGCAGATGGGTTACACGCGATCGCGTCGTTATGCCAATCATAAAAGTGGGAGAAAATATAAAGCCAACCCGCAAAAGGCGGGTTCTGAGGAAGCCGAGAAGCAAGCGAGAAAGGAAGTTTTACCCTTAGAAGTCGATCCAGTCAAAGCTGAGTCCGCTGCAATCTTCAAAGAAAAATGGACGTTAGCAAAAACGAATGAAAAATATTTGCAGCTAATGAAAAAACATCGACAGATGTACGAACAGGCAAAGTAA
- a CDS encoding sirohydrochlorin chelatase yields MPTINTLNSTLQETPVSTIHLPPLPLRRPLLMIGHGTRDAAGRQSVLDFAAAYQALDTSRPVVPCFLELTGPTIQEGVDQCVAQGYTELSALPILLFAARHNKFDVTNELDRARQRHPQVKFHYGRHFGITPGIIDLWRSRLAEVDAPQYSRADTVLLFVGRGSSDPDANGDVYKLARILWEGSGYQTVETCFIGITHPRLEEGFRRARLYQPKRIIVLPYFLFTGILVNKIFDIAAQQQAQYPEMAITCLPEMGLHPQLFSILRDREIETQLGNVQMNCEMCKFRLAALNSHDHHHHHHDHHSHDHSHPVIDPYAEPEQYHQKIWQVP; encoded by the coding sequence ATGCCTACGATTAACACACTTAATTCCACTCTGCAAGAAACCCCAGTTAGTACAATTCATCTACCCCCCTTACCGTTACGTCGCCCGTTACTGATGATTGGTCACGGTACCAGAGATGCAGCAGGGCGACAAAGCGTTTTAGACTTTGCGGCTGCCTATCAAGCCTTAGATACTTCTAGACCTGTTGTACCTTGTTTTTTAGAACTGACAGGTCCGACGATTCAAGAAGGCGTCGATCAGTGTGTTGCTCAAGGATATACTGAACTTTCCGCCTTACCAATTTTGTTATTTGCGGCGCGGCATAATAAATTTGACGTTACTAACGAACTCGACCGCGCGCGTCAACGCCATCCTCAAGTGAAATTTCACTACGGGCGGCATTTTGGTATTACACCAGGAATAATCGATTTATGGCGATCGCGTCTTGCTGAAGTTGACGCTCCGCAGTATAGTCGCGCTGATACAGTTTTGTTATTTGTCGGTCGCGGTTCGAGCGATCCTGATGCTAACGGCGATGTTTACAAACTAGCGCGAATTCTTTGGGAAGGTAGCGGCTATCAAACCGTAGAAACCTGCTTTATTGGGATTACCCATCCTCGCCTTGAAGAAGGTTTCCGCCGCGCGCGACTTTACCAGCCCAAGCGGATTATTGTACTTCCTTACTTTCTCTTCACTGGAATACTCGTCAACAAGATCTTTGATATCGCTGCGCAGCAACAAGCGCAATATCCAGAGATGGCTATTACCTGTCTTCCAGAAATGGGACTACATCCGCAGTTATTTTCGATTTTGCGCGATCGCGAAATTGAAACTCAACTCGGCAACGTGCAGATGAACTGTGAAATGTGCAAGTTTCGCCTAGCAGCCCTAAATAGCCACGATCATCACCATCACCATCACGATCATCACAGTCACGACCACTCACATCCAGTAATAGATCCTTACGCTGAACCTGAACAATATCACCAAAAAATTTGGCAAGTTCCTTAA
- a CDS encoding response regulator transcription factor: MIRLLLVDDQHLIRQGLKALLELEPDLQVVGEAENGQAAMQLLQTLQPDVVLMDVRMPVMDGVAATREITQHFPETKVLVLTTFDNDEYVAAALRNGAMGYLLKDTPSEELAAAIRAVYKGYTQLGPGLVEKIIAKVPEPSAITPAGWGELTPREREVLRLIAAGESNREIAQTLHISEGTVKNHVTSILNRLSLRDRTQAAIFANSFLHHLDPNIKS, from the coding sequence ATGATTCGCCTGTTACTCGTTGACGATCAACATTTGATTCGTCAAGGTTTAAAAGCTTTACTAGAATTAGAGCCAGATTTACAGGTTGTGGGCGAAGCAGAAAATGGGCAAGCTGCAATGCAGTTACTGCAAACGTTGCAACCTGATGTGGTATTAATGGATGTACGAATGCCTGTTATGGATGGTGTCGCTGCAACCCGTGAAATTACACAGCATTTTCCTGAAACAAAGGTACTTGTCTTAACGACTTTTGATAATGATGAATATGTTGCCGCTGCACTTCGCAATGGTGCGATGGGCTATCTACTCAAAGATACACCTTCAGAAGAGTTAGCCGCAGCAATTCGGGCAGTTTATAAAGGTTATACTCAACTTGGACCCGGTTTAGTCGAGAAAATTATTGCAAAAGTTCCAGAACCCTCAGCAATAACGCCCGCAGGTTGGGGCGAACTCACGCCCAGAGAACGCGAGGTGTTACGGTTAATTGCAGCAGGAGAAAGCAACCGTGAAATTGCCCAGACGCTGCATATCTCGGAAGGAACCGTTAAAAACCACGTCACGAGTATTTTGAATCGATTATCTTTGCGCGATCGCACGCAAGCCGCAATTTTTGCTAATTCATTTCTACACCATCTAGATCCTAATATCAAAAGCTAG
- a CDS encoding sensor histidine kinase, with product MSRPIQISTHPLPFLLLLEWLLLFTVAITEALSIHFRRFHTLPSLTLISLVGFGLLGLRMPTGKSIHKILYTALEILFILFAGIVSGRGIRLFPFLYIILVIRSCLIFQLPGRIVVTSLSFVLFVLTLIHRFQHVPDVPVLQERLRFTLLSFALSFGLSLVFVLLLMNAVLAERKIREKLAIANEQLRQYALRIEDQATLQERNRIARDIHDSLGHSLTALNLQLETALKLWQSNPAKAQTFLAQAKNLGSQALREVRQSVSAMRSDPLHGQSLEAAIAALVTEFHHSRGFSPTYHISLQHPIPAEVQTAVYRVVQESLTNIWKHAAANEVKIEIQTTVKSLHLRIQDNGKGFTLNQNTTGFGLQSMRDRILALKGEFQMSSTPGAGCCITATIPLPRLVA from the coding sequence ATGAGTCGTCCAATTCAAATTAGTACACACCCTTTGCCGTTTTTACTGTTATTAGAATGGCTACTTTTATTCACGGTTGCGATTACAGAAGCTTTATCGATACACTTTCGTCGCTTTCATACTTTACCATCTTTAACACTGATTAGTTTAGTTGGCTTTGGGCTACTGGGCTTGCGAATGCCGACAGGAAAGTCAATACATAAAATACTTTATACTGCGTTAGAAATTTTATTTATTCTGTTTGCTGGAATTGTGAGTGGCAGAGGAATTAGGCTTTTTCCATTTCTTTATATTATTCTTGTTATCCGTAGTTGTCTAATCTTTCAATTACCAGGACGGATTGTTGTAACTAGTTTATCGTTTGTTTTATTTGTCCTCACATTAATTCATCGATTTCAACACGTTCCTGATGTGCCAGTGTTGCAAGAACGTTTGCGATTTACGTTGTTGAGTTTTGCGCTTTCGTTTGGATTAAGCTTAGTATTTGTATTGTTGTTGATGAATGCTGTGCTTGCAGAAAGAAAAATCAGAGAAAAACTGGCGATCGCCAATGAACAACTGCGACAATATGCGCTACGGATTGAAGATCAAGCAACACTACAAGAACGTAACCGAATTGCGCGTGATATCCATGACTCGCTAGGACATTCTTTAACAGCTTTGAACTTGCAGCTAGAAACCGCGCTTAAATTGTGGCAATCTAACCCTGCAAAAGCACAAACTTTCTTGGCGCAAGCAAAAAATCTTGGATCGCAAGCGTTACGCGAAGTGCGACAATCTGTATCAGCGATGCGGTCTGATCCACTGCACGGTCAATCTTTGGAGGCGGCGATCGCTGCTTTGGTTACTGAATTTCATCATTCTAGGGGATTTTCCCCAACTTATCATATATCGCTGCAACATCCGATTCCGGCTGAAGTTCAAACCGCCGTGTACCGTGTTGTCCAAGAGTCACTCACGAATATTTGGAAACACGCAGCAGCAAATGAAGTCAAAATTGAGATCCAGACAACCGTAAAATCGTTACACTTGAGAATTCAAGACAATGGTAAAGGATTTACGTTAAACCAGAATACTACAGGATTTGGGCTGCAAAGTATGCGCGATCGCATCCTCGCTTTAAAAGGAGAATTTCAAATGAGTAGCACGCCTGGCGCTGGTTGTTGTATTACTGCTACAATTCCCTTGCCGAGGTTAGTTGCATGA
- a CDS encoding peroxiredoxin, producing the protein MSRRRLLRTIACWCIALSTLFFASPSFAIGGKLPLLDQPAPEFTLPTNTGDGEIALADLRGKWVVLYFYPKDFTAGCTLEARRFQQDLPKYTAQNVQIIGVSADSVDSHAEFCDSEGLKFPLLADTTGEVSKAYGSWLGNLSVRHSFIIDPNGILRATFVKVNPAIHSTEVLSRLTELQATVS; encoded by the coding sequence CTGTCTCGTCGCCGTCTGCTTCGCACAATTGCCTGCTGGTGTATTGCGTTATCTACTTTGTTTTTTGCCTCACCAAGCTTCGCAATCGGAGGTAAACTTCCTTTACTTGACCAACCCGCACCAGAATTTACTTTACCAACCAACACGGGAGATGGCGAGATTGCACTTGCTGATTTGCGCGGTAAGTGGGTGGTATTGTACTTTTACCCCAAAGACTTTACAGCAGGTTGTACTTTAGAAGCGCGACGTTTTCAGCAAGATTTACCAAAATACACGGCACAAAATGTCCAAATTATTGGTGTCAGCGCTGATTCTGTAGATTCCCATGCCGAGTTTTGCGACTCAGAAGGTCTAAAATTTCCTCTACTCGCAGATACGACAGGCGAAGTCAGTAAAGCCTATGGTTCTTGGTTGGGTAATCTCTCGGTACGACATAGTTTCATCATTGACCCAAATGGTATTCTCCGCGCCACCTTCGTCAAGGTCAATCCCGCAATTCACAGTACAGAAGTGTTATCTCGTCTGACTGAATTACAAGCAACGGTGTCTTAA